In the Sebastes fasciatus isolate fSebFas1 chromosome 20, fSebFas1.pri, whole genome shotgun sequence genome, one interval contains:
- the LOC141758665 gene encoding uncharacterized protein LOC141758665, whose protein sequence is MSDQSVTTEMSTTPPFYNSSTIMDTSTSAISTISTISNFSNFSEIDRLEEIAANDITSRANYVYSFLAVLGFIAGCFLLYSFIQTYRAQRRLAGLDCLLWAFCSLQLLLVLLSIHAVAYRPGYLSTTHLGCAALSFTINAVSLCGLLVLVLMAYVLTYDPPSHAMLRKPWVRAALVVLTSILISLLLAGLRGPTDGLQEEGKCFMDPVRAGVSYAAARLCLVFLIPYILQLGLLIGGCVRQWKSKGRFLSGSEEGPVFLAVTVVVFFCQLFYSVVLVRGAQLQQLEQNGLSYHEQAFLSVAEFVLFSGSSVSLLLVLFMHRPCRESLHGVFRQLRDCCRSPGRTQPNRNIIAPHIEITDTLQDIES, encoded by the exons ATG TCTGATCAAAGCGTCACCACTGAGATGAGCACCACACCTCCGTTTTACAACAGTTCCACCATCATGGACACTTCCACTTCTGCAATCTCCACTATCTCCACTATCTCCAATTTCTCCAATTTCTCTGAGATAGATAGACTAGAGGAAATCGCAGCCAATGACATAACCTCCAGGGCGAACTATGTCTACAGTTTCTTGGCAGTGCTGGGCTTCATCGCCGGCTGCTTCCTGCTCTACAGCTTCATCCAGACCTACAGAGCCCAGAGGCGTCTGGCCGGGCTCGACTGCCTGCTCTGGGCCTTTTGCagcctccagctgctgctggtgctccTCTCTATCCACGCTGTGGCCTACAGACCTGGCTACCTGAGTACCACACATCTGGGCTGTGCTGCTCTCTCCTTCACCATCAACGCAGTCTCTCTGTGCGGCCTGCTGGTCTTAGTGCTCATGGCTTACGTCCTAACTTACGATCCGCCGTCCCACGCCATGCTGAGGAAGCCTTGGGTGCGTGCGGCTCTGGTGGTCCTGACTTCTATCCTGATTTCTCTGCTGCTGGCTGGGCTTCGTGGACCCACAGATGGTCTGCAGGAAGAAGGCAAGTGTTTTATGGATCCAGTCCGTGCTGGTGTGTCGTACGCGGCTGCTAGATTGTGCCTGGTGTTTCTGATTCCCTACATCCTCCAACTGGGACTCCTGATAGGCGGCTGTGTCCGGCAGTGGAAATCTAAAGGACGTTTCCTCTCCGGCTCCGAGGAGGGTCCCGTGTTCCTGGCGGTCACCGTGGTCGTGTTTTTCTGCCAGCTCTTCTACAGCGTGGTGCTGGTGAGAGGAGCACAACTACAACAGCTAGAGCAGAACGGGCTGAGCTATCACGAGCAAGCGTTTCTGAGCGTGGCTGAGTTTGTGCTGTTCTCAGGAAGCAGCGTCAGCCTCCTGCTGGTGCTGTTCATGCACCGGCCGTGTCGAGAGAGTCTCCACGGGGTGTTTAGGCAGCTGAGGGACTGCTGTCGAAGCCCGGGGCGCACGCAGCCCAACAGAAACATCATAGCTCCCCACATCGAGATCACAGACACCCTGCAGGACATAGAGTCATAG
- the LOC141759002 gene encoding G-protein coupled estrogen receptor 1-like, with amino-acid sequence MNTTMYVDYRVFTGQINDTTAVVSDFLQAASESHQLYSISLFLSSLYIIFLFPVGFIGNILILVVNLYHGGHLTAPDLYFVNLAVADLALVADSLIEVFNLKQGYYDKPGLCTFMNLFQQANMYSSVFFLTWMSFDRFIALTGFMGRSMPRARLSCCLIWVSSSLLTVIPFAIAQRQHAGELQFCFANVTQIQWLEVMLGFLLPFCILGVCYWRIAQVLQQSQRGQDGPQQRPRRQKALRMISAAVLVFFLCWLPENVFVSVHLLRGDADGGTLWQDYPLTGHAVRLAAFSNSCLNPLIYSLLGETFREKLRSRWAKLHRSASGKSIFVPAANTCVHAACDRPSQSTHLSSNILPQTVLLPPNKYQLCHQ; translated from the coding sequence ATGAACACGACCATGTACGTGGACTACAGAGTCTTCACTGGTCAGATAAACGACACCACGGCGGTCGTCTCTGATTTCCTGCAGGCAGCATCAGAGAGTCATCAGCTTTATAGCATCAGCCTCTTCCTCTCCAGCCTCTACATTATATTCCTGTTCCCTGTCGGCTTCATCGGGAACATCCTCATCTTAGTGGTCAACCTGTACCACGGGGGCCACCTGACAGCCCCGGACCTCTACTTTGTGAACCTGGCCGTGGCCGACCTCGCCCTCGTGGCCGACTCTCTGATCGAGGTGTTCAACCTGAAGCAGGGCTACTACGACAAGCCCGGCCTCTGCACCTTCATGAACCTTTTCCAGCAGGCCAACATGTACAGCAGCGTCTTCTTCTTAACCTGGATGAGCTTCGACCGGTTCATTGCGCTGACTGGCTTCATGGGTCGCAGCATGCCGCGCGCACGCCTCAGCTGCTGCCTCATCTGGGTGTCCTCGTCTCTGCTCACCGTGATTCCGTTCGCTATAGCTCAAAGGCAGCATGCTGGAGAGCTCCAATTCTGCTTCGCAAACGTGACCCAGATTCAGTGGTTAGAGGTGATGCTGGGTTTCCTGTTGCCTTTCTGCATCTTGGGTGTGTGCTACTGGAGAATAGCACAGGTGCTCCAGCAGAGCCAGAGGGGACAGGATGGCCCGCAGCAGAGGCCTCGCAGGCAGAAGGCCCTGCGGATGATCTCAGCAGCCGTGTTAGTCTTCTTCCTCTGCTGGCTCCCGGAgaatgtgtttgtgagtgttcACCTTCTAAGAGGTGATGCAGACGGCGGCACGCTGTGGCAGGACTACCCCCTGACGGGTCATGCCGTCAGACTGGCGGCCTTTTCTAACAGCTGCCTGAACCCGCTCATCTACAGCTTGCTTGGGGAGACCTTTCGGGAGAAACTGAGGAGCAGATGGGCCAAGCTGCACAGGTCGGCCTCAGGAAAATCTATTTTTGTACCAGCTGCAAACACATGTGTCCATGCAGCATGCGACAGACCAAGCCAGTCGACACATTTAAGCTCCAACATCCTTCCACAAACTGTTCTACTCCCCCCAAATAAATACCAACTGTGTCATCAGTAA
- the uqcc4 gene encoding ubiquinol-cytochrome c reductase complex assembly factor 4 isoform X1 — translation MSTIAGRVFTGLTRAAFSRTVYKVTPTFGRLNSVRLLALSSQTSAESKDGNNEVDNTPIKFSTSKGSHRTWKVERSMGSQFQRPLRKVIPIILIFTSFMLWVAFRSETDFDKQLEKELYERFPALLPDEEEEEAQNKSS, via the exons ATGTCTACAATAGCAGGACGAGTTTTCACCGGTCTGACAAGAGCTGCTTTCAGTCGAACCGTTTATAAGGTTACACCTACCTTTGG CAGACTGAACAGCGTGCGCCTTCTAGCTCTGAGCTCTCAGACGTCAGCCGAGTCCAAAGATGGTAACAACGAGGTGGACAATACGCCCATCAAGTTCTCCACCAGTAAAGGCAGTCACCGAACCTGGAAAGTTGAACGCTCAATGGGGAGCCAGTTTCAGCGACCCTTGCGGAAAGTAATCCCCATCATCCTGATTTTCACCAGCTTCATGCTGTGGGTTGCATTTCGAAGCGAGACGGATTTTGATAAACAGCTGGAGAAGGAGCTGTATGAGCGTTTCCCCGCCTTGCTTCCAgacgaagaagaggaggaagcccaaaataaatcaagttaA
- the uqcc4 gene encoding ubiquinol-cytochrome c reductase complex assembly factor 4 isoform X2 — protein MSTIAGRVFTGLTRAAFSRTVYKVTPTFGLNSVRLLALSSQTSAESKDGNNEVDNTPIKFSTSKGSHRTWKVERSMGSQFQRPLRKVIPIILIFTSFMLWVAFRSETDFDKQLEKELYERFPALLPDEEEEEAQNKSS, from the exons ATGTCTACAATAGCAGGACGAGTTTTCACCGGTCTGACAAGAGCTGCTTTCAGTCGAACCGTTTATAAGGTTACACCTACCTTTGG ACTGAACAGCGTGCGCCTTCTAGCTCTGAGCTCTCAGACGTCAGCCGAGTCCAAAGATGGTAACAACGAGGTGGACAATACGCCCATCAAGTTCTCCACCAGTAAAGGCAGTCACCGAACCTGGAAAGTTGAACGCTCAATGGGGAGCCAGTTTCAGCGACCCTTGCGGAAAGTAATCCCCATCATCCTGATTTTCACCAGCTTCATGCTGTGGGTTGCATTTCGAAGCGAGACGGATTTTGATAAACAGCTGGAGAAGGAGCTGTATGAGCGTTTCCCCGCCTTGCTTCCAgacgaagaagaggaggaagcccaaaataaatcaagttaA
- the h3f3d gene encoding H3 histone, family 3D: MARTKQTARKSTGGKAPRKQLATKAARKSAPSTGGVKKPHRYRPGTVALREIRRYQKSTELLIRKLPFQRLVREIAQDFKTDLRFQSAAIGALQEASEAYLVGLFEDTNLCAIHAKRVTIMPKDIQLARRIRGERA, from the exons ATGGCTCGTACCAAGCAGACCGCTCGTAAATCCACCGGAGGAAAGGCGCCCAGGAAGCAGCTGGCCACCAAAGCTGCGAGGAAAAGCGCGCCATCCACCGGCGGAGTGAAGAAGCCCCACAGATACAG GCCTGGAACTGTTGCTCTGCGTGAGATCCGTCGTTACCAGAAGTCCACCGAGCTGCTCATCAGGAAGCTGCCTTTCCAGCGCCTTGTGAGGGAAATCGCTCAAGATTTCAAGACAGATCTGCGTTTCCAGAGTGCAGCTATTGGTGCTCTTCAG GAAGCCAGTGAGGCATACTTGGTTGGTCTGTTTGAGGACACCAACCTGTGCGCTATTCATGCAAAGAGGGTTACCATCATGCCCAAGGACATTCAGCTGGCCAGGCGAATTAGAGGGGAGCGTGCATAA
- the c20h8orf33 gene encoding UPF0488 protein C8orf33 homolog: protein MTEERLMFIDIEPKSTSSAPEQPVWTCSDNPFTFNFNPPALQEKTSPPDSETELAASRISCTGQGTSFAFNFQIPPVPPVEDMETTETPDTSSPGGQQSVKEEKPSPSPLEPSVQLKAKKKKKKKSGKKNSSDSTEAPQTASSAEGSQGGEDAELSAEEQLNRQLDWCIEQLEVGMKTQKGTPKQKEEASRALKTLQSSKAPLAKKRQVMRAMNGDYRKKMEEEKSKQYKLIKSEIASSQVKVVPNSPKKSVFHRKAEVQTQTAATEENLQQDTDLKAQTQEETSAFVFTPSKEEFRFNFL from the exons ATGACCGAGGAAAGGCTGATGTTTATAG atATTGAACCAAAGTCAACCAGCTCCGCTCCAGAGCAGCCCGTCTGGACTTGCAGTGACAACCCCTTCACATTTAACTTTAACCCTCCAGCACTTCAGGAGAAAACATCTCCACCAGACAGCGAGACCGAACTAGCAGCGAGCCGGATATCCTGCACAGGACAAGGCACCTCTTTTGCCTTCAACTTTCAGATTCCTCCTGTTCCACCAGTGGAAGACATGGAGACGACAGAGACCCCAGACACTTCCTCTCCGGGCGGCCAACAAAGTGTCAAAGAGGAAAAGCCTTCTCCGTCTCCACTTGAACCGTCAGTGCAATTAaaagcaaagaagaagaagaagaagaaatctgGAAAGAAAAACTCCTCAGATAGCACCGAGGCACCGCAGACGGCAAGTTCAGCCGAGGGGAGTCAAGGAGGCGAGGATGCAGAGCTG agtgcAGAGGAGCAACTGAACAGACAGCTGGACTGGTGCATCGAGCAGCTGGAAGTGGGAATGAAGACCCAGAAGGGTACACCGAAACAGA AGGAGGAAGCCTCACGTGCCCTGAAAACTCTCCAGAGCTCCAAAGCTCCTCTGGCCAAGAAGAGGCAGGTGATGAGAGCCATGAATGGTGATTACAGGAAGAaaatggaggaggagaagagcaaGCAGTACAAACTCATTAAGAGCG AAATCGCATCATCGCAGGTCAAAGTTGTGCCAAATTCTCCAAAGAAGTCTGTTTTCCACCGGAAGGCTGAGGTCCAAACCCAGACAGCAGCCACAGAGGAGAACCTGCAACAGGATACAGACCTGAAAGCACAGACGCAGGAGGAGACGTCCGCTTTTGTCTTCACTCCATCAAAGGAGGAGTTTCGCTTCAATTTTCTCTGA
- the anks3 gene encoding ankyrin repeat and SAM domain-containing protein 3, whose amino-acid sequence MSELSDEASESEQLGASLSLWLGDSLVRPEELDVPLDLHTACSIGQYDVVAECIKKREVDLNGKNIGGWTPLMYASYIGHDNIANLLLEAGVNVNATTAKGLTPLMLAASCGNESIAYFLLQQGAELELKDSRGWTALFHCTSTGHQQMVRFLLDNNADANVKEPGSGFTTLMEAAASGHEIIVQYLLDHKVKIDDRNAKGETARALAMMYSYTKIVSVIDSRSPRTKPGHFEDLSSSEDSDSAPPRIRPSRNRAKGVSIHDGPQAIAKFRVGGTSKLSEPPAAPPGFMTFRDIGEKSEGIRYRDVTSPINELDGQSNSSRDDSPFFENDMPTMRSSSSSSEGLPQVISLNWEGSVESNEDSDQCKKSSSRRVNKSHHAKGKSRHGSNNAAHSSGTGNSGILSQVGLPPSYSGPKDLAEFLEQIGFSKYLPVLVEQDIDLRIFLTLTENDLKEIGITLFGPKRKMTSGIARWHSSARPPSDALEQAYADQLEAEMQEMAIQLHKHCEEAEGLQSQVSQEKELRTVMEGCLMEDKMAWRRVHAELVENHRLAQEMSATLAKSRTCSAELLSCFNTDGNTGVEDETKGDNGVKAGEGLTRSGVAELLKKLDSYEEELAGTLQTVLQSLRRLSAPEKVSDSWERP is encoded by the exons ATGTCTGAGCTAAGCGACGAAGCCAGTGAGTCGGAGCAACTGGGTGCCAGCCTGTCCCTGTGGCTGGGCGACTCTCTGGTGCGGCCCGAGGAGCTGGACGTCCCTCTGGACCTCCACACCGCCTGCTCCATCGGCCAGTACGACGTGGTGGCAGAGTGCATCAAAAA ACGTGAGGTGGACCTGAATGGCAAGAACATCGGAGGATGGACCCCACTGATGTATGCATCTTATATCGGCCATGACAACATTGCAAATCTCCTGCTGGAGGcaggtgtgaatgtaaatgcTACTACGGCCAAAGGATTAACCCCCTTGATGCTGGCAGCGAGCTGTGGGAATGAAAGTATCGCATACTTTCTGCTTCAG CAAGGCGCTGAGTTGGAGCTGAAGGACTCTCGAGGCTGGACCGCTCTGTTCCACTGCACGAGCACAGGCCACCAGCAGATGGTCAGGTTCCTGCTGGATAACAATGCTGATGCCAACGTCAA ggagccagGGTCTGGTTTCACTACCCTGATGGAGGCTGCTGCTTCTGGACATGAAATCATTGTTCAGTACCTGCTTGATCAT AAAGTCAAAATAGATGACCGCAACGCTAAAGGAGAGACTGCTCGTGCCCTAGCGATGATGTATAGCTACACCAAGATCGTCAGCGTCATTGACTCGCGTTCCCCGAGGACCAAACCGG GACATTTTGAAGACCTGAGCTCCTCCGAGGACTCGGACAGCGCGCCCCCACGGATAAGGCCGAGTCGAAACCGAGCTAAAGGCGTTAGCATCCATGATGGGCCGCAGGCCATCGCCAAGTTCCGAGTAGGAGGCACCAGCAAACTGTCTG AGCCTCCTGCAGCGCCGCCAGGCTTCATGACGTTCCGGGATATCGGCGAAAAGAGCGAGGGCATTCGCTACCGTGACGTGACCTCGCCCATCAACGAGCTGGACGGCCAGAGCAATAGCagcagag ATGACAGTCCGTTCTTTGAAAACGACATGCCCACcatgaggagcagcagcagcagcagcgaagGCCTGCCTCAGGTGATCAGCCTCAACTGGGAGGGCTCAGTGGAGAGCAACGAG GACTCTGACCAGTGCAAAAAGAGCAGCTCTCGCAGAGTAAATAAGAGCCATCACGCAAAAGGCAAGAGTCGCCATGGAAGCAACAATGCAGCTCACTCCAGCGGTACAGGGAACAGTGGGATACTCTCACAAGTTGGTCTACCACCCTCCTACTCTGGTCCAAAG GATCTGGCCGAGTTCTTGGAACAAATTGGCTTCTCTAAGTATCTCCCCGTACTCGTAGAGCAAGACATTGACCTGCGGATATTTCTCACCCTGACTGAAAATGATCTCAAAGAAATAGGGATCAC ATTGTTTGGACCCAAGCGCAAGATGACCTCGGGCATCGCAAGGTGGCACAGCAGCGCTCGACCCCCCAGCGACGCTCTGGAGCAGGCTTACGCCGACCAGCTTGAAGCTGAGATGCAGGAGATGGCCATTCAGCTACACAAA CACTGTGAGGAGGCGGAGGGCCTGCAGAGCCAGGTGTCTCAGGAGAAGGAGCTGCGTACCGTGATGGAGGGGTGTCTGATGGAGGACAAGATGGCGTGGAGGAGGGTCCACGCCGAGCTGGTGGAGAACCACCGGCTGGCTCAGGAGATGAGCGCCACGCTGGCTAAGTCCAGAACCTGTAGCGCTGAACTGCTCTCCTGTTTCAATACTGACGGGAATACCGGCGTGGAAGATGAAACAAAAGGTGACAACGGTGTTAAAG CCGGGGAGGGCCTGACTCGCTCCGGTGTTGCAGAGCTACTAAAGAAGCTGGATTCCTATGAAGAAGAACTGG CGGGGACCCTGCAAACTGTGCTTCAGAGTCTGAGGCGACTGAGTGCCCCCGAAAAAGTCTCCGATAGCTGGGAACGGCCTTAA
- the wdr24 gene encoding GATOR2 complex protein WDR24, whose product MEKMSRVTTALGSSAISGRTMFCHLDAPANAISVCRDATQVVVAGRNIFKIYALEEEQFVEKLNLRVGRKPSLNFSCADVMWHQMEENLLATAATNGAVVTWNLGKPSRNKQDQLFTEHKRTVNKVCFHPTEVYMLLSGSQDGFMKCFDLRKKESVSTFSGQSESVRDVQFSMKDYFTFAASFENGNVQLWDIRRPDRYERMFTAHTGPVFCCDWHPEDRGWLATGGRDKMVKVWDMTTTRAKEVYCVQTIASVARIKWRPERKFHLATCSMMVDHNIYVWDVRRPFIPFATFEEHKDVTTGIVWRHQHDAHFLLSGSKDSTLYQHMFKDATRPVDKANPEGLCFGLFGDLAFAAKESLISSDANRKPYPVGDRRYPSTLFFFKKPDPTEQFAHVSSALSVFETDLDSNRMDWFVKTAQLYLLCGKPFAELCDHNAKVARELKRPQVSTTWTMLRIMFSDPANLTAPGQNLSKLGTLPLMNSFNMKEMNSGMGTESRLERSKGESRQDNIHLEPGNSHISNNNEENEETEGSEGQAEYMFGDAELDDDDLYSMEHDNQTEEQEYTLPQEAFQLRHEIMDNPSAPEHLQQDKADSPHVSGNEAEVTCLTPIESFSLISISQPLFNPHLPASFFCPIVREMLSYYAEQGDVQMAVSVLIVLGDRIRKEIDDLTQEHWYMSYVDLLQRFELWNVSNEVIKLSTCVAITGLNQASTTLHINCSNCKRPMSNKGWICDRCHQCASICAVCHHVVKGLFVWCQGCSHGGHLEHIMNWLKSSAHCPAGCGHLCEYT is encoded by the exons ATGGAGAAGATGTCACGGGTTACCACAGCCCTCGGCAGCAGTGCCATCAGTGGCCGAACTATGTTCTGCCACTTGGACGCCCCTGCCAACGCCATCAGCGTGTGCCGTGACGCCACGCAGGTGGTGGTAGCCGGCCGCAACATCTTCAAGATCTACGcgctggaggaggagcagtTTGTGGAGAAGCTGAATCTACGCGTCGGCCGCAAACCCTCCCTCAACTTCAGCTGTGCAGATGTCATGTGGCACCAGATGGAGGAGAACCTGCTGGCCACGGCTGCCACCAACGGGGCGGTGGTCACCTGGAACCTGGGGAAACCCTCTCGTAACAAGCAGGACCAGCTGTTTACTGAGCACAAACGCACTGTCAACAAAGTGTGCTTCCACCCCACAGAGGTTTACATGCTGCTAAGTGGCTCGCAGGATGGCTTCATGAAGTGCTTTGACCTGCGCAAGAAAGAGTCTGTCAGCACTTTCTCAG GTCAGTCAGAGAGTGTAAGGGATGTCCAGTTCAGCATGAAGGATTATTTCACATTTGCTGCATCCTTTGAGAATGGCAACGTCCAGCTGTGGGACATCAGGCGGCCGGACCGCTACGAGCGAATGTTCACCGCCCACACTGGCCCTGTGTTCTGCTGCGACTGGCACCCTGAggacag aGGATGGCTGGCCACTGGGGGCAGGGACAAGATGGTGAAAGTGTGGGACATGACCACTACCCGGGCCAAGGAGGTCTACTGTGTCCAGACGATCGCCTCAGTGGCGCGGATCAAGTGGCGGCCTGAGAGGAAGTTTCATTTAGCCACCTGCTCCATGATGGTGGATCACAACATCTACGTGTGGGATGTCCGCAGACCTTTCATTCCCTTCGCCACATTTGAGGAACACAAGGATGTGACCACCGGTATCGTGTGGCGCCACCAGCATGACGCTCATTTCCTGCTCTCTGGCTCTAAGGACAGTACGCTCTACCAGCACATGTTCAAGGACGCCACTCGTCCCGTGGACAAGGCCAACCCCGAGGGTCTGTGCTTTGGACTGTTCGGTGACTTGGCCTTTGCAGCCAAGGAGAGTCTGATCAGCAGCGACGCCAACAGAAAGCCTTACCCCGTGGGCGACCGACGCTACCCCTCCACCCTCTTTTTCTTCAAGAAACCCGACCCGACAGAGCAGTTTGCCCATGTGTCCAGCGCCCTTAGCGTCTTTGAGACAGACTTGGACAGTAACCGCATGGACTGGTTTGTCAAGACAGCACAACTCTACCTCCTCTGTGGGAAGCCGTTTGCTGAGCTGTGTGATCACAACGCCAAGGTGGCCCGGGAGCTCAAACGACCTCAG GTTTCCACAACATGGACCATGTTGAGAATCATGTTCTCCGACCCAGCAAACCTCACAGCGCCCGGTCAAAACCTCAGTAAACTGGGCACCTTGCCTTTAATGAACAG TTTCAACATGAAGGAAATGAACTCAGGGATGGGCACAGAGAGCAGACTGGAGCGCAGTAAAGGTGAGAGCAGGCAGGACAACATCCACCTGGAGCCTGGGAACTCGCACATCAGCAATAATAATGAAG AAAATGAGGAGACGGAGGGCAGCGAGGGCCAGGCTGAGTACATGTTCGGCGATGCTGAGTTAGATGACGACGACCTCTACTCCATGGAGCACGACAACCAAACAG AGGAGCAGGAGTACACGCTGCCCCAGGAGGCCTTCCAGCTGCGCCACGAGATCATGGATAACCCGTCTGCTCCGGAGCACCTTCAGCAGGACAAGGCCGACTCCCCGCACGTCAGCGGCAACGAGGCGGAAGTCACCTGTCTGACGCCAATCGAGTCCTTCTCGCTCATCTCCATTTCCCAGCCGCTGTTCAACCCGCATCTACCCGCCAGCTTCTTCTGTCCCATCGTGCGGGAAATGCTGAGCTACTACGCCGAGCAGGGCGACGTGCAGATGGCCGTGTCTGTGCTCATCGTCCTGGGAGACCGGATCCGTAAAGAGATCGATGACCTCACCCAG GAGCACTGGTACATGTCCTACGTAGACCTGCTGCAGCGGTTCGAGCTGTGGAACGTCTCCAACGAGGTCATCAAGTTGAGCACATGCGTGGCCATCACCGGCCTGAACCAGGCGTCTACAACACTGCACATCAACTGCAGCAACTGCAAGCGGCCGATGAGCAACAAGGGCTGGATTTGTGACAG GTGCCACCAGTGTGCCAGCATATGTGCAGTGTGCCACCATGTGGTGAAGGGACTGTTTGTGTGGTGTCAGGGCTGCAGCCACGGCGGACATCTGGAGCACATAATGAACTGGCTCAAGAGCAGCGCCCACTGCCCCGCCGGCTGCGGCCACCTGTGTGAGTACACCTGA